In the genome of Natronorubrum sediminis, one region contains:
- a CDS encoding polysaccharide deacetylase family protein — translation MSQESTRRRFIGASGVGAIGLMAGCTDSLTGDGAESDDTGSDDENGDGDDSDDIDDGDDVPDLDGGAVVFVYDDGPMEDYDDAFPVHEEFDAPASTGVVTEWMGREDFNDSDWMDVEHMEELVDAGWEIMSHTTAHTALGSFELVEDVESDDTRIYPEERNHGFHQGYDIEITDGEDSVQRTVVDSDTDDIGGYLEFGESIGESFAAGETVERYPEDVMHEFLGESKSELESLGFEIETLLAPYDIVDDWAIDVAREYYDGIANVNPGSMYNDPDSLDAFDTNRDYFIEFTTPEEVEADLEHVAAEEAIGIIGAHTFKEEVTAERIRETLEWVEDHDLEVLTFREALHATGALEG, via the coding sequence ATGAGTCAGGAATCGACGCGCCGTCGCTTCATCGGTGCGAGCGGAGTCGGTGCGATCGGATTGATGGCTGGGTGTACCGATTCGCTCACCGGCGATGGCGCCGAGTCCGACGATACCGGGAGCGACGACGAGAATGGAGATGGGGACGACTCAGACGACATCGACGACGGCGACGACGTTCCGGACCTCGATGGCGGCGCGGTCGTTTTCGTCTACGACGACGGTCCGATGGAAGACTACGACGACGCGTTTCCTGTCCACGAGGAGTTCGACGCTCCTGCCAGTACGGGAGTCGTCACCGAGTGGATGGGCCGAGAGGACTTCAACGACAGCGACTGGATGGACGTCGAGCACATGGAGGAACTCGTCGACGCTGGCTGGGAGATCATGTCCCACACGACGGCCCACACCGCACTCGGCTCGTTCGAACTCGTCGAAGACGTCGAGTCCGACGACACCAGAATTTATCCGGAAGAGCGCAACCACGGTTTCCACCAGGGCTACGACATCGAAATTACTGACGGTGAGGACAGCGTCCAGCGAACGGTCGTCGACTCCGATACCGACGACATCGGGGGCTACCTCGAGTTCGGGGAGTCCATCGGGGAATCCTTCGCCGCCGGCGAGACGGTCGAACGCTACCCCGAAGACGTCATGCACGAGTTCCTCGGCGAGTCGAAGTCGGAACTCGAGTCACTCGGCTTCGAGATCGAGACGTTGCTTGCTCCGTACGACATCGTCGACGACTGGGCGATCGATGTCGCGCGCGAGTACTACGACGGCATCGCGAACGTCAACCCAGGGTCGATGTACAACGATCCCGACTCGCTCGACGCCTTCGATACGAACCGAGACTACTTCATCGAGTTTACGACGCCAGAAGAAGTCGAGGCCGACCTCGAGCACGTCGCCGCCGAGGAGGCGATCGGTATCATCGGCGCGCATACGTTCAAAGAGGAAGTGACTGCGGAGCGAATTCGCGAAACGCTCGAGTGGGTCGAAGACCACGACCTCGAGGTACTCACGTTCCGCGAGGCCCTCCACGCGACAGGAGCGCTCGAGGGCTGA